In Cryptococcus neoformans var. neoformans B-3501A chromosome 3, whole genome shotgun sequence, the DNA window ATTTAGATTAATACGCTTTAGCGTTGCGAGCGCTGATCCGTTGCCTATAGCTATGTCGAAGATCCCTctctatcatcatcatcgtcatcatcttcatccgtCCGCTTTGATGATCCTGTCGTCCCTGGCACCGCTCCTCCACCTACAAATGCTCTCGTTGCTATCGTGGAACAGCCTGTGGATAGGGCCAGCGATGACAGAGTTAAGGTTGGCCTAGTTTGTGTCGTCCCAGGGACAGGAGATATCACATGGGATGAATTTGACGGTGAGTGTAGAGATTCTCATGAAGCTGATTCTCACCTATCTATGCTCTAGACTCTCAAATTCGGACAGAATTGGAAACCCGCCTTGCTCACCTATCACCTGCcgaacttcttcttccaaagcaGAGGCTTACCAAGGCGACGGAGAAGGTGCTGACGTATTTCGCTGGGGAACCGAAGTGAGTGGGTAGGCGATCCAGTCGACAGCGAGGCTTACAATGTTGCAGACATCGAGGCAGAAACGCTGTCCGGATTGAAAGGATAGACAATATTCCAGAATACGATGCGGCGTTTGATTTTCTGACGAATTTCTATCATTGTAAAGAGCACAAAGCTACAGTATCCAAAGGGGATGTGAATGATGAACGGCACCTTATGACAGAGGGAAATAAGCAATGGAGCTTGCAACCCAAGTTGAGCCAGGATGGGGCAGATATCTcattggatgaagagatctATCTAGCATCCGGTGTTAGCTGTaggtatcatcatttgcACATGCAGTTTCGTGCTAATACATTGTTTATCAGCTAGCAAAGCAATCCTAACCCTAGTTGATTTTCCCAAACAAGTCGTGATCTCCATGGCTGTCGCTATTCGATACATGAAAAGTTGGTGCATACGCCCCTGTTTCTATGCTAACGATACTATTGGACAGGGTTCGGTTTGGAAAATGCTTTTAAGCATACTTCCTCGTTTGTCAGAGTAAGCCGCTGCTGTTAAGCTTCCGAGTTGGGCTTATTGAGTCTTCAAGTTTGCAAACCGGTCTCATATGTTACTGTCAAGTAACACTCTGGCCAATTTGTAAGTGCGCAAATTCTTGTAGGACACACATATACCAACTCCGCGTATCGACAGAGAGATCTATCAGAACCAGACTGATGGAGGATTGTATGGAAGCCTGATTTGGTGTAAGTGACAGCAGATGTAATGAGGTGGGAAACTGCTAATCTTATCCTAGTGCTTGACCAGTACGTCACGCATAAGAACTCATAGCGAGAGATGTCCAACTCTAAATTCTCCTAGCTGCAAGACCCGCATGGGCAAGCGTCTTCTTCGCGAATGGGTGGGAAGACCATTACTTGATGTTGCGTATGTTTACATCAGACTTACACCCTTCAAACCTCTGGCTAACCCTCCAAAGGGCCTTGAAAGCTCGGGCCGACGCCATTGAAGAAATCATGGAAAATAATAGCTACCATATGGAGAAACTTCGCAGCCTTTTGATCAACATGCCGGATCTTGTTAGAGGCCTAACTCGAGTTCAGTATGGAAAAGCAACGCCGAACGAGCTCGCGACTTTACTTATTACCCTCGTACGCTTGGCTTCAGAGTTCAAGCCCAACATGGGCAATGTTTTCCGATCATGCCTTTTAAACAACATACCCAATACGCTGCCGACAATTCTAGATACTTCCCAAAGATTTCTAAATGCCTTGAACTTAAAACAAGCAAGGGAAAATGACGTGGCCAATTTATGGGCTGACCCAGACCGATTCCCGGATATACAGGATGTCAAAGATGTTAGTAATCAGCCTGATTCTGGGAGATCATATTGCATCCGCTGACATTTATAAACAGTGTATAAGCGTCTGCGAGATGGAGTTGAACGAACACCTCATGGAATTGCGGAAAATACTGAAAAAGCCTACACTTAGGTATATTACAGTCTCGGGCATTGAGGTGAGTCAAATTGCCGAAGAATGGTCAGCGAAACAAAACAAGGCTGATCTGCGCTCATAGTATCTTGTGGAAGTTCCAATCCGAGATACGAAAATCGTACCTGCTCAGTGGATGAAAATTAGCGCGTGAGTATTGCAGCACCAGCTTTCCTACAAGTTCTGACACAAACACATGCCAAACAGCACTAGGACTGTTAATCGATATCATACTCCTAAAATCCTTGCAATGTGAGAGTTGTTTTTTATTTCGGGAGTGGCATCTGACATAGGGATCAACAGCACGAAAGAGAGAACACAGCATCTAGAGAAGCTGTCTATTGTCGCTCGTGAAGCATTTATAGCCTTCCAGTCTGAAGTTGCCGAATATCATGAGCTTGTTGTGGTTTCCAAACAAATTGCCGTCATCGACTGTCTGATGTCCCTGGCTCAAACGGCTGCTGCCTCCGGATACTGTAAACCGAAATTTGTAGCTGAACCGGAGCTGAAAATATTAGCTGGCAGACACCCAATGGTGGGTAGTTTAGGCAGAGGAGTTTTATATGCGAATTCAATCTGACCTTATACCAAATCATACAGGTGGAAATGCTCAGAGAAGAGTCATATGTCCCATTTGATATCCACTTTTcgaaagaggagggaacGACCAAAATTATCACTGGGCCGAATATGGCAGGTGAGCACCGGCGACTACTGGCATAAGGTCAATCTTACGGTGGATAATCACAGGTAAAAGTTCGACTGTTCGTGCGATGGCGAGTGCTTTAATTGTATAATGCATTCAGAGATCGAATCACTGAAATTTGGCAGGCCTTGATCGTATGTATGGCACAAATCGGATCTTTCGTGCCTGCGGCCTCCGTGACACTTAGTGTACATGATTCTGTTCAAACGTGAGTTGTACATGATGTCGACCATTGCAAAGCCATGCTGACGTTCCCCGGCCTTATGTAGGAGGATGGGGGGTAAGGAGTTGTTTTTTCACTGTCTGGACCCCCAATCTGATTAATCACAGCTTCTGATGAAATTGGACGAGGGAAGTCCACGTTCATGGTAGAACTATCAGAGACGAGCGACATTCTTCAAACCATAACACCAAGATCTTTGGTAGTTTTGGATGAGCTCGGCCGGGGAACAAGGTAAGCTTTTGATAGGGAGCATGAGCTGAATTATATGTAGTACTTACGATGGCATTGCTATTGCTTATGCTACTTTGTCGCACATCGCCGAGATCGGATGTAACACGCTATTTGTCACACATTATCCTACGGTTGCGCAGGACTTGGCCAGAGAAAAGCCTGACAAAATTAGTAACTGGCACATGAGTTTTGACGAGATTCAGATGCCTGGTATGGATCAGCCTTGTCCCATGAAATAAACTAATATTAGACGTTCATGGCAGATGGCGGTGCAGAGATCACTTTCTTGTATCAGCTCACACGCGGATTACAAGAGGCCTCTTTTGGAGTATGGTGTGCTCGGTATGCGCATCTGTCTTTACCGCCAAACTATTGTGACTGACATAGTGTCAAGATTGGCAGGTCTACCAAAACCTATCCTCGACACTGCTCAAATGCGGTCCAGTTCTCTCAAGGCAGAGACGCAAGAAAGATTGAGAGGTATAGTGGCAAGAAGGGTTGGTTGGATGCTGCACAATCTGTTTGACAACAAAACCAGCTCCAGCCAAGTGCTCAGGAATGTAGAGATGTTGCACAACTCTTTGTCTTCAAGTTCTATTTCATTCTCTCAGTAGTATTTCACTCCTAAGTGGAAATCGTAGAGctcttttgtcttcttGAGCTTTCGCCTGTGTCCATCTGTCCTGAAAATGTGATTTTGTAGCAAAAGCATGTATAATTTCAGACACAGCAGTACAGGATAGATACCTAAATGCACACGCTAAAAACTACTACAACAGTATTTTCAGGAGCCATGGTGGATGCTCTGGGCGTGGGGcaacaagaacaaaaaCCTCATCGTACCGTCGGTATCGTCGCAGAAGGTCTGAACTACTCCCAAGCGGTATTCTGGCATGGCTGTCAGTGGAGAAATGTTGGTGCTACGAGGGAGACGTGCCGTGCAGCGTTATTGTTCTATTCTCTTTTCGATTTGCCCGATATCGGATATCTTCTGATGGGTTTGACATCTGAGAATCTTCGTATGACTATAATGACTTTTACTTAAACACCACAGAGC includes these proteins:
- a CDS encoding hypothetical protein (HMMPfam hit to MutS_I, MutS domain I, score: 116.9, E(): 4.8e-32; HMMPfam hit to MutS_III, MutS domain III, score: 107.4, E(): 3.5e-29; HMMPfam hit to MutS_V, MutS domain V, score: 305.7, E(): 6.9e-89), with the protein product MPSEGSQQPSLDSFFKRKNPRVEPYSRTGNNAIIDLTDSPPNKKIKLDDEGSQKNRSMTQTSSSYFKGHPTARPLSVDKRLPRKPSAAIQAYKLQDVIPPQPSHSGLAFETCSLVPQASFVPDSQPEPSASPAPQRTTEQLKRHEEWKTRILAMSGSFRRKRSLALDEAVAAEAREAAGLEDEGTPFDGSDGDDYKSESEKNAEEVGKQLKKYVAKELAGKGKSKGKKKEEIGPSGLAYTPLEKQFMEIKEQNRDVLLLMEVGYKYKFHGEDAKTASRELGIVAFPNRNFFTASIPTHRLHIHVKKLLSLGYKVGVITQTETAALKKIGDNRNAPFARKLTHLFTAATYVEDPSLSSSSSSSSSVRFDDPVVPGTAPPPTNALVAIVEQPVDRASDDRVKVGLVCVVPGTGDITWDEFDDSQIRTELETRLAHLSPAELLLPKQRLTKATEKVLTYFAGEPKHRGRNAVRIERIDNIPEYDAAFDFLTNFYHCKEHKATVSKGDVNDERHLMTEGNKQWSLQPKLSQDGADISLDEEIYLASGVSSSKAILTLVDFPKQVVISMAVAIRYMKRFGLENAFKHTSSFVRFANRSHMLLSSNTLANLEIYQNQTDGGLYGSLIWLLDHCKTRMGKRLLREWVGRPLLDVAALKARADAIEEIMENNSYHMEKLRSLLINMPDLVRGLTRVQYGKATPNELATLLITLVRLASEFKPNMGNVFRSCLLNNIPNTLPTILDTSQRFLNALNLKQARENDVANLWADPDRFPDIQDVKDCISVCEMELNEHLMELRKILKKPTLRYITVSGIEYLVEVPIRDTKIVPAQWMKISATRTVNRYHTPKILAITKERTQHLEKLSIVAREAFIAFQSEVAEYHELVVVSKQIAVIDCLMSLAQTAAASGYCKPKFVAEPELKILAGRHPMVEMLREESYVPFDIHFSKEEGTTKIITGPNMAGKSSTVRAMALIVCMAQIGSFVPAASVTLSVHDSVQTRMGASDEIGRGKSTFMVELSETSDILQTITPRSLVVLDELGRGTSTYDGIAIAYATLSHIAEIGCNTLFVTHYPTVAQDLAREKPDKISNWHMSFDEIQMPDGGAEITFLYQLTRGLQEASFGVWCARLAGLPKPILDTAQMRSSSLKAETQERLRGIVARRVGWMLHNLFDNKTSSSQVLRNVEMLHNSLSSSSISFSQ